Sequence from the Streptomyces peucetius genome:
CGGCCGTCCAGCCTCCGAAGAGCGTCATCAGGAACGCGCCGAGCGCGACGATCACCGCCATGCGCCCTTGCTAGCCGATCCCGGGAGCTTCCCGCACATCCGGATGCCCGTCGATTCACCCGGTTGACCCGCCGCCGACCGTCACCCGAAGGAGCCTGTCCATGACCGGGACGATGAATCTGGTCGTCGGCGTCGGCGCGTCGCGGGGTGTGGCCGCCGACGAGGTGCACGCGCTGGTCGTCGGGACGCTGCGCGACGCGGGGCTGTCACCGGCCGACGTGGTGGCGCTGGCGACCGTCGACGCGAAGGCGGCGGAGCCCGGAGTGTTGGGCGCCGCCGAGCGGCTCGGTGTTCCCCTGCTGACGTACGCCGCCGGGCGGCTGGCGCGCGTACCGGTGGGGAATCCGTCCCCGGCGGCCCTGCGCGCGGTCGGTACGCCGTCGGTCGCGGAGGCCGCGGCGCTGGCGGAGGGCGGCGAACTGCTGGTACCCAAACGGCGGTCGGCCCCGGTGGGACGGCCACCGGGTGCGACATGTGCGATCGCCCGCCGGGGGTGATGCGGACGCCTCCCGGAGCCGGGGCGGGCCGGTCGAGCCGCATACGCAGTGTTCGGCGACCGCCCGCCACGGGTGACCGGTACGACATCGTCCGCGGTGTCGCGCAGGTCACCGACCACTGCCGCGATGCGGCCGCAGCCGCCATGATGACCATCGTGCGTTTGTTCACCCTCTGTTCGAAGCCTTCCACCGTCAGAGCCCTCATCCCCCCACACACACCGAGGAGACTTCCGTGACCAGCTCTCCCCCGCCACGGCACGGCAGCCATGTACGCGCGCGCTGAGCACCCCGAGCGCCCCGAGGAGCCGGGGCGGAGACCCGGCGGGCACGATCTGCGGCACCACGGCGACGCGGAAGTGCGGGACGGGGCCACGGGGCTGATCGATCTCGCCGTGAACGTCCGTACCGGGACGCCGCCGAGCTGGCTGCGCGAGCGCATCACCGCCTCGCTCGGCTCTCTCGCCGCGTACCCGGACGGCCGGGCGGCGCGGGCCGCCGTCGCCCGCCGGCACGGACTGCCGCAGGAGCGGGTGCTGCTGACGGCGGGCGCGGCGGAGGCGTTCGTCCTGCTGGCGCGGGCCCTTCCGGTGCGGCGGCCGCTCGTCGTGCACCCGCAGTTCACGGAGCCGGAGGCGGCGCTGCGGGATGCCGGCCACTGTGTGGAGCGGCTCCTGCTGCGCGAGGAGGAGGGCTTCCGGCTCGACCCGAAGGCCGTACCGGACGCGGCGGACATGGTCGTGATCGGCAATCCGACCAATCCCACGTCGGTGCTGCACCCCGCGCGGGACATCGCCGCTCTCGCCCGGCCGGGACGGCTGCTGGTCGTGGACGAGGCGTTCATGGACGCGGTGCCGGGCGAGAGCGAGGCGCTGGCCGGGCGCACGGACATACCCGGCCTGGTGGTGCTGCGCAGCCTCACCAAGACCTGGGGGCTCGCAGGCCTGCGCATCGGCTACGTGCTCGCGGAGCCGGAGACCACAGCCGCGCTGGAGCGGGCGCAGCCGCTGTGGCCGGTGTCCACGCCCGCCCTGGTCGCGGCCGAGGCGTGCATGGGCACGGCCGCTCTGGCGGAGGCGGAGGCGGCCGCGTGCCGGATCGCGGCCGACCGGGCTCATCTGCTGGCCGGGCTGGCCGAGTTCGAGGAGGTGCGGGCGGTGGAGGCGGCCGAGGGCCCGTTCGTCCTGGTACGGGTGCGGCGTGCGGCGCAGGTGCGGGAGCGGCTGCGGCTGCTGGGGTTCGCGGCCCGGCGCGGGGACACATTCCCCGGGCTCGACGACGACTGGCTGCGGCTGGCTGTACGCGACCGGGTCACGACCAACCGGTTCCTGCAGGCCCTGGACCAGGCACTGGCGATGGTCGGTCACTGAAAGCGCGCACCGGGTGCACGACCGGGCCCCTCCCCCTCCTGAGGGGCCCGGTCGCCGTGACCGGTTGTCAGCCCTTGGACCTGCGGCGGGCGAGGAGCGTCGCCGCGGCGCCGGCGGCGAGCAGGACGGCGGCGCCGCCCGCGAGGTAGGGAGTCGTCGAACTGCCGCCGGTCTCCGCGAGGTTCTCCTCGGTGGGCTCGGCGCCGGACTGGGCGGAGACGTCCCGGGCCGGCTTGTCGTCCGCGGGCTCGTGGGCCGGCCCGTCCTCGGCCGGCGGTGCCGGCTCCGCGGGCTTCTCGGGTGTCCTGGGCGCGTCGGGCGACTCGCAGGTCGCCTCGACGAGGGTGATCCCGCCGTTCACCTCCGCCACATTCAGTTTCAGCGGGTCGACGGCGATGTCGAGCCGCAGGGCCGTCGCGGCGGCCGTACGGGACGTGGTGTGCGTCTTCGACAGTTCGAGGCTCACCTCGCCCACGCCCGGCACCTGGACGCGGGTCGGCCCGCCCGCGCGGAGCGTGACCTTCTTGCCCAGGACCTTCACCGTGCCGAGGACGTTCGACTCGGCGACGGGCTGCTTCCCGGCCTCGCAGACGGCCTTGGAGGTGGCCTCCTGGACCTGGATCAGCGACAGCAGCGGCAGGCCGGGCACATGCACCCTGGCGTCGGCCAGGTTGCTGTACGCCTCGGCCCTGCCGCCCTCCACCGTGGCCCGGGACGTGGCCACGTCGGCCCGCAGCAGCCGGACGGGCCTGCCCTTCTCGACGCCGTCCAACTCGACGCTCAGCGCGGTCTTCTCGGCGCTGTCGGGCGCCTGGACCGCGTTGAGCGTGGTCTCCAGGGGCACCTGCACGGTCTTGTCGAGCAGGGAGACGTCCAGGCCGGCGCGGAGCACGACCGCGGTGGCGCGGCCCTCGCCGCCGCCGGTGGCGTGGGCCGGGGCGGCGGCCGCCACGGGCAGTGCGGCCAGCGCGGCGGCGGCCAGCGCGGCGGCCGTCCTGCCTGCGGGCATGCGGAAGGTGTTGCTGTTCAAGGTGGTGGAACCCCCACAGAGACATGGCGTCGCCCGCCGTCCCACGGGGACACGTGGACGGCGGCGACCAGACACCGGAATCCTTACGCACGGAGAGTGAACCGACAGACGCCTGAGGTGAGTTCACTCCAAAGTGGGGTTTCCGAGACCGTTTTCGAATCCGGAGGCACGTGCGTTCCCTCTGCGGTCCGCGCTGCACGGCTCAAGGTTGGTGCGCCGGTTCACCGGCGGGGGCGTGCGCGAAGTGTTCCAACGATGCCGACGGGCGTGGGGTCACGCTCGGTCAACACAGCACCGCCGCCTGCCCGCCCGCCGGCGAGACGCACCGGCCGGCGGGAGGCGAGCGGGCCGGTCAGCCGATGAGACGCCCGTTCAGGACCACTTGGCGCGGGGCGGCGAGCACCCGGACATCGGCCCGCGGGTCCTCGTCGTAGACCACCAGGTCCGCCGGGGCACCCTCTTCGAGCGACGGGCGTCCCAGCCAGCTCCTGGCCCCCCAGGTGGTCGCGGACAGGGCCTGCAGCGGCGGGATGCCGGCCTTCACCAGCTCGGCGACCTCCGCCGCCACCAGGCCGTGCGCCAGGGAGCCGCCCGCGTCCGTGCCGACGAAGACGGGGATGCCGGCGTCGTAGGCCGCGCGCACCGTGTCGTAGCGGCGCTCGTGGAGCCGGCGCATATGGGCGGACCATGCGGGGTACTTGGACTCCCCGCCCGCCGCGAGAGAGGGGAAGGTGGCGATGTTCACCAGGGTCGGGACGATGGCGACGCCACGCTCCGCGAAGAGCGGGATCGTGTCCTCGGTGAGCCCGGTCGCGTGCTCGATGCAGTCGATGCCCGCCTCCACGAGGTCGCGCAGCGAGTCCTCGGCGAAGCAGTGCGCCGTCACCCGGGCGCCCAGACGGTGTGCCTCCGCGATGGCCGCCTCGACCGCGGCGCGCGGCCAGCAGGCGGTCAGGTCGCCGGCGTCCCGGTCGATCCAGTCGCCGACGAGCTTGACCCAGCCGTCGCCCCGGCGGGCCTCCCGCGCCACGTACGCCACCAGGTCCTCGGGCTCGATCTCGTGCGCGTAGTTGCGGATGTAGCGGCGGGTGCGGGCGATGTGCCGGCCGGCCCGGACGATCTTCGGCAGGTCCTCACGGTCGTCGATCCAGCGGGTGTCGGACGGGGAGCCCGCGTCGCGGATCAGCAGCGTGCCCGCCTCACGGTCGGTGAGGGCCTGCTTCTCGCTGGTCACGGCATCGACCGGGCCGTGCTGGTCGAGTCCGACGTGGCAGTGGGCGTCGACCAGTCCCGGCAGTGCCCAGCCGTGCACGGTGACCGCCTCGGCGCGGGGACGCTCGAAGGTGATCCGGCCGTCCACCGCCCACACTTCGTCGCGCACCTCCTCGGGCCCGACGAGCACCCGCCCCTTCACATGCAGCACCGTGTGATCGCTCATGTCAGGAACTCTACGAGGCCCTCGGTAGTCTCGGGCCAGAGCCCGAACACTGTCCGAACAACACCTTGACTCCGAGAGAAACAGAGCACCGCCGTGACACACGCCCTGCTGGACCTGGCCCCGCTGACCGCCGCGCACTTCGCGTCCATCGAGCGCAGGGTCGCCGCCCTGCTGGGCACCGAGCAGGACGTGATCATCATGCAGGGCGAGGCGCTGCTGCCCCTGGAGGGCTGCATCCGCGGCGGCGCGCACCCCGGCTCGACGGCGCTGAACGTGGTCACCGGCCCTTACGGGCAGACCTTCGGCAACTGGCTGCGCGACTGCGGGGCGCACGTCGTGGACCTCGAGGTGCCCTTCCACACGGCGGTGACCGCCGAGCAGGTGGAGGCGGCGCTCGCCGCCCACCCGGAGATCGACTTCGTCTCGCTGGTGCACGCGGAGGCCGCGACCGGGAACACCAATCCGGTCGCCGCGATCGGCGAGGTCGTACGGGCGCACGGCGCCGTGTTCATGCTCGACGCGGTCGCCTCCGTGGCGGCGGAGCCGCTGCTGCCCGACGCCTGGGGAGTGGACCTGTGCGTGATCGGCGCGCAGAAGGCGATGGGCGGCCCTGCGGGCGTCTCGGCGGTGTCCGTGAGCGAGCGGGCGTGGGAGCGCATCGCCGCCAATCCGGCCGCGCCCCGCGGCTCCTACCTGTCCCTGCTCGACTGGAAGCAGCGGTGGATCGACGGCGGGCGCAAGGCCCTGCTGCACGCGCCCGCGCAGCTGGAGATGCTGGCGCTCGAGGCGTGCGTCGAGCGCATCGAGTCGGAGGGCCTGGACACGGTGATCTCCCGCCATGCCCGTGCCGCCGCGGCCACCCGGGCGGGAGCGCTCGCGCTGGGCGGAGGTCTCACCCCGTACGTGCACGAGGTGCCGGACGCCGCCCCGGTGGCGACGACCCTGCGTGCCCCGGCCGGCGTGGACGCCCGCGATCTGGTGGCGAAGGCGCTGGCCACCGACGCGTCGCTGCCGCTGGTCGCCGGTGGTGGGGCGCTGGCCGCGGAGATGATCCGGGTCAACCACTACGGTGTGGACGCGAGCCGTCACGTCGTGCGGTCCTCGCTCGCGGCACTGGGCGACGCACTGGCCGGGCACGGCAGGGCGGTGGACCCGGAGGCCGCGCTCCGGGCGGCCGACGAAAGCTGGAAGTAACCGGTCCGGGCCGCTTTTCGTATATTTGCTTTCATGGTGACCCGCAG
This genomic interval carries:
- the cobC gene encoding Rv2231c family pyridoxal phosphate-dependent protein CobC; this translates as MYARAEHPERPEEPGRRPGGHDLRHHGDAEVRDGATGLIDLAVNVRTGTPPSWLRERITASLGSLAAYPDGRAARAAVARRHGLPQERVLLTAGAAEAFVLLARALPVRRPLVVHPQFTEPEAALRDAGHCVERLLLREEEGFRLDPKAVPDAADMVVIGNPTNPTSVLHPARDIAALARPGRLLVVDEAFMDAVPGESEALAGRTDIPGLVVLRSLTKTWGLAGLRIGYVLAEPETTAALERAQPLWPVSTPALVAAEACMGTAALAEAEAAACRIAADRAHLLAGLAEFEEVRAVEAAEGPFVLVRVRRAAQVRERLRLLGFAARRGDTFPGLDDDWLRLAVRDRVTTNRFLQALDQALAMVGH
- a CDS encoding SCO1860 family LAETG-anchored protein; the protein is MNSNTFRMPAGRTAAALAAAALAALPVAAAAPAHATGGGEGRATAVVLRAGLDVSLLDKTVQVPLETTLNAVQAPDSAEKTALSVELDGVEKGRPVRLLRADVATSRATVEGGRAEAYSNLADARVHVPGLPLLSLIQVQEATSKAVCEAGKQPVAESNVLGTVKVLGKKVTLRAGGPTRVQVPGVGEVSLELSKTHTTSRTAAATALRLDIAVDPLKLNVAEVNGGITLVEATCESPDAPRTPEKPAEPAPPAEDGPAHEPADDKPARDVSAQSGAEPTEENLAETGGSSTTPYLAGGAAVLLAAGAAATLLARRRSKG
- a CDS encoding amidohydrolase family protein, whose protein sequence is MSDHTVLHVKGRVLVGPEEVRDEVWAVDGRITFERPRAEAVTVHGWALPGLVDAHCHVGLDQHGPVDAVTSEKQALTDREAGTLLIRDAGSPSDTRWIDDREDLPKIVRAGRHIARTRRYIRNYAHEIEPEDLVAYVAREARRGDGWVKLVGDWIDRDAGDLTACWPRAAVEAAIAEAHRLGARVTAHCFAEDSLRDLVEAGIDCIEHATGLTEDTIPLFAERGVAIVPTLVNIATFPSLAAGGESKYPAWSAHMRRLHERRYDTVRAAYDAGIPVFVGTDAGGSLAHGLVAAEVAELVKAGIPPLQALSATTWGARSWLGRPSLEEGAPADLVVYDEDPRADVRVLAAPRQVVLNGRLIG
- a CDS encoding pyridoxal-phosphate-dependent aminotransferase family protein, producing MTHALLDLAPLTAAHFASIERRVAALLGTEQDVIIMQGEALLPLEGCIRGGAHPGSTALNVVTGPYGQTFGNWLRDCGAHVVDLEVPFHTAVTAEQVEAALAAHPEIDFVSLVHAEAATGNTNPVAAIGEVVRAHGAVFMLDAVASVAAEPLLPDAWGVDLCVIGAQKAMGGPAGVSAVSVSERAWERIAANPAAPRGSYLSLLDWKQRWIDGGRKALLHAPAQLEMLALEACVERIESEGLDTVISRHARAAAATRAGALALGGGLTPYVHEVPDAAPVATTLRAPAGVDARDLVAKALATDASLPLVAGGGALAAEMIRVNHYGVDASRHVVRSSLAALGDALAGHGRAVDPEAALRAADESWK